DNA from Streptomyces sp. NBC_01476:
GGAGCGGGGACTGCTGGTTCAGGACCGGTACCGGTACGGGCCGACCCGGATGCCCGCCCAGGTCGCGATGGCTCTGCGTGGACCCGGTTGGCATGCGCCGTTCGAACCCGTACCCCCCGTCGCGCGGACCCAGCCGGTCACCGCGGAGGAAGTGGAACGGGAGGCGGCGGCCGCGCTCACGGCGTTCGCCGCGCTTACGGCGTCCGTGCTGTCGGTGTGCGCTGCCAAGCCGCCCGCCCGGCTCAAGTCCGGTGGTGTCGGGGCACGCGAACTGGCGCGCCTCGGCAAAGCGGCGCGGTGCGACGAGACCGCCGTGCGCCTGGTGCTGGAGACGGCGTACGCGGCCGGGCTGCTGGCACGGGACGGGGATCTCGTGCCGTTGACCGAGGCGTACAACGCCTGGTCCGAACTGGAGCCGGGAGAGCGGGTCCCGCTGCTGCTTCAGGCCTGGTGGGCGATGGCGCTCACCCCTGCCCGGGCCCGCGACGAGGAGGGCAAATCGCTTCCCGCGCTCGCCGGGACACCGCCTTGCGACGGCTGCCGGCAGGCCAGGCATGGACTGCTCACCGCTGCGGCGGACCTCCCGGCCGGGCAGGGGGTGCGGCATACCCCCGATCTGGGGTCGCTGGTTGCGTGGCACCGCCCGCTCGCTCATCAACTTCCGGAAGACGAGACGCCGTTCGCGACCGTCATCCGGGAGGCGGAAATGCTCGGTGTCCTCGCCCGCGGTGCCCTGTCCGGCGTCGGGGCGGCCTTGCTGGCCGGTGATGCGGCAGCCCTGTCGTCCACCACGTGCCGGCTTCTGCCCACCGCCACCGGGACGGTGCTCATCGGCGCCGACCTCACGGCCGTCGCCGCCGGGATCCCGACAGCCGGGCTCACCGAACTCCTCGACTCCGTAGCTGACCGTGAGACCGGCGGTGCGGCATCGATGTGGCGGTTCAGCGCTGGGAGCATCCGCCGGGCCCTGGACGCCGGACGTACCGCCGACGGCATCGCCGAGGGGCTGGCCGCCGCCGCTGCCGGGCCCCTGCCGCAACCGTTGTCGTACCTGATCGCGGACACCGCACGGCGCCACGGGCGGGTTCGCGTCGCCCAAGCGGCCTGCGTGATCCACAGCGAGGACGCCGCGCTCCTGGCCGAGATCGCCGTGCACCGCAAGCTCGCCAAGCTGGGACTGCGTCGGTTGGCCCCGACCGTGTTGATCAGCCGTACCCCCCTCGCCAAGACCCTGGCGGCACTACGGGCCGAGGGCTACTCACCCGTCGCCGAGGCCGCCGACGGCTCCGTACGCATCGAAAAGGAAGAACGGCGTCGGGCCGCCCTGCCGGTTCCCGCTCCCCGCCGCGCGCCGAGCAGCACCGGTTCACGGCTCCCGTCCGGCGCCGTCCAGCGGGTGAGCGGGCCCGGCACTCTGCGGGACCTGGCAGCCAGGCTGTGTGCCGCCCCTCCGTCGAGCCCGGAGCCCGGCCCGGACAGCGGAGTCCCCTTCGAGACAGACACCGAGGAGATCATCGCCGGGTACGCGAATCGGCTGTCCCTCACCGACGTTCGCCAGCTCGCCCACGCCGTCGACACCGGTCAGGTGATCACCATCGAGTACGACGCCGCATCCGGCGGTC
Protein-coding regions in this window:
- a CDS encoding helicase-associated domain-containing protein; this translates as MPRLERVLAVRSDTVSPPEPRSLGELADRLQRPGSVALALPRLPRPALQAAEALAASGTAMTQDALASVLGLADGAEVRELDVVLEVLADHALVWPDSGGTLRMVSPLRQAWDAPLGLDPPLEQLLAGVTSEELRGMLASLGVKPPGNKQQRLAALVDHHSDAKRVVAVVAQAPADTRKLLDRMAKSGSQNPRFEVFGSPEPTSGRAARWALERGLLVQDRYRYGPTRMPAQVAMALRGPGWHAPFEPVPPVARTQPVTAEEVEREAAAALTAFAALTASVLSVCAAKPPARLKSGGVGARELARLGKAARCDETAVRLVLETAYAAGLLARDGDLVPLTEAYNAWSELEPGERVPLLLQAWWAMALTPARARDEEGKSLPALAGTPPCDGCRQARHGLLTAAADLPAGQGVRHTPDLGSLVAWHRPLAHQLPEDETPFATVIREAEMLGVLARGALSGVGAALLAGDAAALSSTTCRLLPTATGTVLIGADLTAVAAGIPTAGLTELLDSVADRETGGAASMWRFSAGSIRRALDAGRTADGIAEGLAAAAAGPLPQPLSYLIADTARRHGRVRVAQAACVIHSEDAALLAEIAVHRKLAKLGLRRLAPTVLISRTPLAKTLAALRAEGYSPVAEAADGSVRIEKEERRRAALPVPAPRRAPSSTGSRLPSGAVQRVSGPGTLRDLAARLCAAPPSSPEPGPDSGVPFETDTEEIIAGYANRLSLTDVRQLAHAVDTGQVITIEYDAASGGHSVRSVSELVLDPPCLHAWCHLRNDERVFTLSRIASVMPASPL